The following proteins are encoded in a genomic region of Lemur catta isolate mLemCat1 chromosome 10, mLemCat1.pri, whole genome shotgun sequence:
- the LOC123646468 gene encoding ninjurin-1-like, translated as MASGPEEYQLNGDPRPGSPGSPGALPSRWGRRQQPINLNHYASKKSAAESMLDIALLMANASQLKAVVEQGPSFAFYVPLVVLISISLALQIGVGVLLIFLVKYDLNNPEKHAKLDFLNNLATGLVFIIVVVNIFITAFGVQKPIVDTAPQQ; from the exons ATGGCCTCGGGACCCGAGGAGTACCAGCTCAACGGCGACCCGCGCCCGGGCTCGCCCGGTTCCCCGGGCGCCTTG CCGTCCCGCTGGGGCCGGAGGCAGCAGCCCATCAACCTGAACCATTATGCCAGCAAGAAGAGCGCGGCCGAGAGCATGCTGGACATCGCCCTGCTGATGGCCAACGCGTCCCAGCTGAAGGCTGTCGTGGAGCAGGGCCCCAGCTTCGCCTTCTACGTGCCCCTGGTGGTCCTCATCTCCATCTCCCTGGCGCTGCAGATTGGCGTGGGCGTGCTGCTCATCTTCCTCG TCAAGTACGACCTTAACAACCCGGAGAAGCACGCCAAGCTGGATTTCCTCAACAACCTGGCCACGGGCCTGGTCTTCATCATCGTGGTGGTCAACATCTTCATCACGGCCTTTGGGGTCCAGAAGCCCATCGTGGACACGGCGCCCCAGCAGTAG